Proteins encoded together in one Catellatospora citrea window:
- a CDS encoding MFS transporter encodes MTTTTSQPTVPTPHRSWLVARGLIPERGPQRVIALATFVNMVGTGVFMTSAALFFTRSVGLPLAKVALGMGIAALVGMLAGMPVGHLADRRGPREIYLVTLLVRAVSMASLVFVHTFWLFVVVVCLTQLANSAGGAARGPLVRGFGGTNLTAFRSYLRSVANLAGCCGALAAGTAVQLDTRAAYLALVLGNALSFVACAAVITRLPSLRPVPVPSDASGRWIVLKDAPYLVVTGLDAVMSIQGQVLVFALPLWITLRTDAPRWFIGVAVAVNTALVAALQVRASRGIDTGPAAGRALRRSGVAFLLGMALMAATAGIPGWIAVVLLTVGIAAHTVGELWHAAASLELQFRLAPAHAQGQYTGVSGFGTGFANVVAPSVLGLLCVTWGTPGWLLMGGVFVAVGLLAPGIVRWAERTRLPAATAA; translated from the coding sequence TTGACGACCACCACCAGTCAACCCACCGTCCCGACACCGCACCGCTCCTGGTTGGTCGCCCGGGGGCTGATCCCCGAGCGCGGCCCGCAGCGCGTGATCGCGCTGGCGACCTTCGTCAACATGGTCGGCACCGGAGTCTTCATGACCAGCGCCGCACTCTTCTTCACCCGCTCGGTGGGCCTCCCACTGGCCAAGGTCGCGCTGGGCATGGGTATCGCCGCCCTGGTCGGCATGCTGGCCGGGATGCCGGTCGGGCACCTCGCCGATCGGCGCGGGCCGCGCGAGATCTACCTGGTCACCCTGCTCGTCCGGGCCGTCTCGATGGCGTCGCTCGTGTTCGTCCACACGTTCTGGCTGTTCGTCGTGGTGGTGTGCCTGACCCAGTTGGCCAACTCCGCCGGCGGGGCGGCGCGCGGGCCGCTGGTGCGGGGGTTCGGCGGCACGAACCTGACCGCGTTCCGCTCCTACCTGCGCTCGGTAGCCAACCTGGCCGGGTGCTGCGGGGCGCTGGCGGCGGGCACCGCCGTGCAGCTGGACACCCGGGCGGCGTACCTGGCCCTGGTGCTGGGCAACGCGCTGAGTTTCGTGGCGTGCGCGGCCGTCATCACGAGGCTGCCGTCCCTGCGTCCGGTGCCGGTGCCGTCCGATGCGTCCGGTCGCTGGATCGTCCTCAAGGACGCGCCCTACCTCGTGGTGACCGGGCTCGACGCGGTCATGTCGATCCAGGGTCAGGTGCTGGTCTTCGCGCTGCCGCTGTGGATCACGTTGCGCACCGACGCGCCGCGCTGGTTCATCGGGGTGGCGGTGGCGGTCAACACGGCCCTGGTCGCGGCGCTGCAGGTCAGGGCGAGCCGGGGCATCGACACCGGTCCGGCCGCCGGGCGGGCGCTGCGCCGGTCGGGCGTGGCCTTCCTGCTCGGCATGGCGCTGATGGCCGCGACGGCGGGGATCCCGGGATGGATCGCCGTGGTGCTGCTGACCGTCGGGATCGCCGCGCACACGGTCGGCGAACTCTGGCATGCGGCCGCCTCGCTGGAGCTGCAGTTCCGGCTCGCGCCGGCGCACGCCCAGGGCCAGTACACCGGCGTGTCCGGGTTCGGCACGGGCTTCGCGAACGTCGTCGCGCCCTCCGTGCTCGGCCTGCTCTGCGTCACCTGGGGCACGCCCGGCTGGCTGCTGATGGGCGGGGTGTTCGTCGCGGTAGGACTGCTCGCACCCGGCATCGTGCGCTGGGCCGAGCGGACGCGCCTGCCCGCGGCGACCGCCGCGTAG
- a CDS encoding aldo/keto reductase — MPTPLINASSAGTWTLGDLTVNRIGFGAMRLPGGANYGYGAASDRDRVIGVLRRAVELGVNHIDTAAFYFSPLRSANELINRALAPYADDVVIAAKVGPGRDPSGEWLPLARPDQLRGQVEENLRQLGRDHLDVVYLRQHGLDSVAEHFGALAELRDAGLIRHLGLSNIRPQHLAQAQAIAPVVSVQNPYGVDTRRMHDEFLRACGEQGVAFVPFFSVAGEGKESGGVARNETVLAVAQAHGVTAAQVRIAWTLSRGPHMLAIPGTGNPDHLVENIAAGALRLSPEELASLE; from the coding sequence ATGCCTACTCCCCTGATCAATGCGAGCTCGGCGGGCACCTGGACGCTCGGCGACCTGACCGTCAACCGGATCGGATTCGGCGCGATGCGGCTGCCGGGCGGCGCCAACTACGGCTACGGCGCCGCCAGCGACCGCGACCGGGTCATCGGTGTGCTGCGGCGCGCCGTCGAGCTCGGCGTGAACCACATCGACACGGCGGCGTTCTACTTCTCGCCGCTGCGCTCGGCCAACGAGCTGATCAACCGGGCGCTGGCCCCGTACGCCGACGACGTCGTCATCGCCGCGAAGGTCGGGCCCGGCCGGGACCCGTCCGGCGAGTGGCTGCCGCTGGCCCGTCCCGACCAGTTGCGCGGGCAGGTCGAGGAGAACCTGCGCCAGCTGGGCCGGGACCACCTGGACGTCGTCTACCTGCGCCAGCACGGCCTGGACTCGGTCGCCGAGCACTTCGGCGCGCTGGCCGAGCTGCGCGACGCCGGCCTGATCCGGCACCTGGGCCTGTCCAACATCCGGCCGCAGCACCTGGCCCAGGCGCAGGCCATCGCCCCGGTGGTGAGCGTGCAGAACCCGTACGGCGTCGACACCAGGCGGATGCACGACGAGTTCCTGCGTGCCTGCGGCGAGCAGGGCGTCGCGTTCGTGCCGTTCTTCTCGGTCGCCGGTGAGGGCAAGGAGTCCGGCGGGGTCGCCCGCAACGAAACGGTCCTGGCGGTGGCGCAGGCGCACGGCGTGACGGCGGCGCAGGTGCGGATCGCGTGGACGCTCAGCCGCGGCCCGCACATGCTGGCCATCCCCGGCACCGGCAACCCGGACCACCTGGTGGAGAACATCGCCGCCGGGGCGCTGCGCCTGTCGCCCGAGGAGCTGGCGAGCCTGGAGTAG